A genomic window from Vagococcus entomophilus includes:
- the ptsP gene encoding phosphoenolpyruvate--protein phosphotransferase, translated as MTELLKGIAASDGIAIAKAYRLIQPDLSFDKKSVDDSEGEVKRLKDALQKSTDDLQKIRDKAVETLGESEAQVFDAHLMVLSDPEMVSSIESNIRDNKVNAESALKDVTDMFISMFEGMHDNPYMQERAADIKDVTKRILSHLLGVTLPNPAMIDEEVIVIAHDLTPSDTAQLDRKYVKAFVTDIGGRTSHSAIMARSLEIPAIVGTEKITSIVKEGDMLAVNGIEGDVIVHPSDEQTKDFQAKAKAFADQKAEWEKLKNAQTVTADGKHFELAANIGTPKDLEGVISNGGEAVGLYRTEFLYMDSPDFPTEDEQYKAYSAVLEGMEGKPVVVRTMDIGGDKELPYLKLPHEMNPFLGYRAIRVCLDRDDMFRTQLRALLRASVHGQLRIMFPMIATLQEFRAAKALLDEEKAKLEKEGTKVSDNIQVGIMIEIPAAAVIADKFAKEVDFFSVGTNDLIQYTMAADRMNEKVSYLYQPYNPSILRLIKNVIESAHAEGKWAGMCGEMAGDQIAVPLLVGLGLDEFSMSATSILKTRSLMKRLDTAKMSELAQKAINECDTADEVVALVNEYTAE; from the coding sequence ATGACTGAATTATTAAAAGGAATTGCAGCAAGTGATGGCATCGCAATCGCCAAAGCATACCGATTAATTCAACCTGATTTATCTTTTGACAAAAAATCCGTAGATGATTCTGAGGGTGAAGTAAAACGTTTAAAAGACGCGTTACAAAAATCAACAGATGATTTACAAAAAATTCGCGATAAAGCTGTTGAAACGTTAGGGGAATCAGAAGCGCAAGTTTTTGATGCTCATTTGATGGTACTATCTGATCCTGAGATGGTAAGCAGTATTGAAAGTAACATTCGTGATAATAAAGTAAATGCGGAATCTGCTTTAAAAGATGTAACAGATATGTTCATTAGTATGTTTGAAGGCATGCATGACAATCCTTATATGCAAGAACGCGCAGCAGATATCAAAGATGTGACCAAGCGTATACTTAGCCATCTGTTAGGCGTTACGCTACCAAATCCAGCGATGATTGATGAGGAAGTAATCGTTATTGCACATGATTTGACACCAAGTGATACTGCTCAACTAGATCGTAAATATGTAAAGGCTTTTGTTACAGATATTGGTGGAAGAACATCACATTCTGCAATCATGGCTCGTTCTCTAGAAATTCCAGCAATCGTCGGAACAGAAAAAATCACTTCAATTGTAAAAGAAGGAGATATGTTAGCGGTTAACGGGATTGAAGGAGATGTTATTGTTCATCCTAGTGACGAACAAACGAAAGATTTTCAAGCAAAAGCAAAAGCGTTTGCAGATCAAAAAGCTGAATGGGAAAAATTGAAAAATGCCCAAACAGTGACAGCGGATGGCAAACATTTTGAGTTAGCTGCTAATATTGGTACACCAAAAGACTTAGAAGGTGTAATCTCAAATGGTGGGGAAGCAGTTGGATTGTACCGTACAGAATTCTTGTACATGGATTCTCCTGATTTTCCAACAGAAGATGAACAATACAAAGCGTATAGTGCGGTTCTTGAAGGAATGGAAGGGAAGCCAGTCGTTGTCCGTACAATGGACATTGGTGGCGATAAAGAACTTCCTTATCTTAAATTGCCACACGAAATGAACCCATTTTTAGGCTACCGAGCAATTCGAGTATGTTTAGATAGAGATGATATGTTCCGTACGCAGCTTCGTGCATTGCTTCGCGCATCTGTACATGGCCAGTTACGGATTATGTTTCCAATGATTGCAACTCTTCAAGAGTTTAGAGCAGCAAAAGCACTTCTTGATGAAGAAAAAGCAAAACTTGAAAAAGAAGGAACAAAAGTTTCTGACAATATTCAAGTAGGGATTATGATTGAAATTCCAGCAGCAGCGGTAATAGCTGATAAATTTGCGAAAGAAGTTGACTTCTTTAGTGTTGGAACCAATGATTTGATTCAATATACAATGGCTGCCGATCGTATGAATGAGAAGGTGTCATACTTGTACCAACCTTACAACCCATCAATTTTACGTTTAATCAAAAATGTTATTGAATCAGCTCATGCTGAAGGTAAATGGGCTGGTATGTGTGGCGAAATGGCTGGCGATCAAATCGCTGTTCCTTTACTTGTTGGACTTGGCTTAGATGAGTTTTCAATGAGCGCAACAAGTATTCTAAAAACACGTAGTCTAATGAAACGCTTAGATACTGCTAAGATGAGCGAGCTCGCTCAAAAGGCAATTAATGAGTGTGATACGGCTGATGAAGTTGTTGCATTAGTAAACGAATACACAGCTGAATAA
- a CDS encoding phosphocarrier protein HPr — protein sequence MEKKDFHIIADTGIHARPATLLVQAASKFNADVNLEYKGKSVNLKSIMGVMSLGVGQGADVTITADGADEADALAAIADTMVKEGLSE from the coding sequence ATGGAAAAAAAAGATTTTCACATTATTGCAGATACAGGAATTCATGCTCGTCCAGCTACTTTATTAGTGCAAGCAGCAAGCAAATTTAATGCCGATGTTAACTTAGAATATAAAGGAAAATCTGTTAACTTAAAATCAATTATGGGTGTTATGTCTTTAGGAGTTGGCCAAGGTGCTGACGTAACAATTACTGCTGATGGCGCAGATGAAGCGGATGCACTTGCTGCAATTGCAGATACTATGGTTAAAGAAGGTTTGTCAGAATAA